One genomic window of Channa argus isolate prfri chromosome 5, Channa argus male v1.0, whole genome shotgun sequence includes the following:
- the si:dkey-19e4.5 gene encoding UBA_like_SF and PTH2 domain-containing protein translates to MEPSEQSGPDSCSQDVNPLFLQQLRELDIPEEAAKQALQHTRNVSAEEAAMYYFNKLENEEVGDDDLMYKMVFVVNMDLAMGVGKVAAQVGHAAVGLYQALQEKNSWREMAWKWDNRGAKKVVVQGTNVAHLLELQALAMSLNLPTYLVQDAGLTQVEAGSRTVLAIMGEEEVVNNVTGSLKLL, encoded by the exons ATGGAGCCATCAGAGCAATCAGGCCCAGACTCCTGCTCCCAGGACGTCAACCCTTTGTTTCTGCAGCAGCTCAGAGAGTTGGACATCCCGGAGGAGGCAGCCAAGCAG GCTCTACAGCACACTCGGAACGTGTCTGCCGAAGAGGCGGCCATGTACTACTTCAACAAGCTGGAGAATGAG GAGGTGGGAGATGATGACCTTATGTACAAGATGGTGTTTGTGGTGAACATGGACCTTGCTATGGGTGTAGGAAAG GTGGCAGCCCAAGTTGGCCACGCTGCTGTGGGCTTGTATCAGGCTCTACAAGAAAAGAACAGCTGGAGGGAGATGGCCTGGAAGTGGGACAACCGCGG AGCAAAGAAGGTGGTAGTGCAAGGCACTAATGTGGCTCATCTGTTGGAGCTGCAGGCCCTGGCCATGAGTCTCAATCTGCCTACTTACCTGGTCCAAGATGCAGGTCTTACCCAG GTGGAGGCTGGGTCCCGCACTGTTCTGGCCATCATgggtgaggaggaggtggtgaaCAATGTCACTGGAAGTCTGAAGCTGCTCTGA